Proteins encoded by one window of Hyla sarda isolate aHylSar1 chromosome 13, aHylSar1.hap1, whole genome shotgun sequence:
- the PGS1 gene encoding CDP-diacylglycerol--glycerol-3-phosphate 3-phosphatidyltransferase, mitochondrial isoform X1, with protein MAAPAVLWRRLRGPGLMALLARLCDRNRDRAGRTPLFLLAPLVAPSVSPAATQPPPLGVCPRGAHRFQWVGNLVPEFGISSLNVKILSSPAEFYQVMKAQVKTANKRIVMASLYLGTGVLEQELVDCIEETLQRTGKTDLQVSILLDYTRGSRGKKNSRTMLLPLLRRYPDRVRVSLFHTPNLRGLLRLLTPERFNETIGLQHMKIYLFDDNVILSGANLSDSYFTNRQDRYILLQRCSEVADFFSELVEAVGDVSLQLEPDDTIHIEEGMEHPYEGDKAKYCEAAKKRVMKVIETARHKQCELHSASFQSRKPAVGAEPPDTWIYPLIQMKPFGIQIDELVTETLLTEAERGDKLHLTTGYFNLTQGYMDLVLGTRADYNILLASPEVNGFFGAKGIAGAIPAAYVHIEHQFYNEVYKQGQRLRVQLREYFREHWTFHAKGLWLYPAGKSMPCLTLIGSPNFGYRSVHRDLEAQIALVTENQDLQLQLHQEQQHLYEQSTEVTAATFQHPSRYVKLWVKLVTPLIKNFF; from the exons gacACCTTTATTTCTTCTGGCCCCTCTTGTTGCTCCCTCTGTTTCACCAGCTGCTACTCAGCCCCCTCCTTTAGGTGTTTGTCCAAGGGGCGCACATcgatttcaatgggtggggaacCTAGTTCCAGAATTTGGAATCTCCAGTTTGAATGTGAAGATTCTCTCCAGTCCGGCGGAGTTCTACCAAGTCATGAAA gCTCAAGTAAAAACCGCCAATAAGCGAATTGTGATGGCATCTCTCTACCTGGGGACAGGCGTCCTGGAACAAGAACTG GTGGACTGCATAGAGGAAACCCTGCAGAGAACAGGCAAGACTGACCTCCAAGTCTCCATTTTGCTGGATTACACCAGAGGATCGCGGG GAAAGAAGAACTCTCGCACCATGTTACTCCCCTTGCTGCGTAGATACCCCGACAGGGTACGTGTGTCTCTCTTTCACACTCCAAATCTGCGAGGACTCTTGCGTCTTCTTACACCAGAGAGGTTTAATGAGACAATCGGCCTGCAACACATGAAGATCTACCTGTTTGATGACAATGTTATTCTTAGTGG AGCAAACCTGAGTGACTCCTACTTTACCAATCGCCAGGACCGTTATATTCTGCTTCAGCGTTGCTCTGAAGTGGCAGATTTCTTCAGTGAGTTGGTGGAGGCTGTTGGAGATGTTTCCCTTCAGCTTGAGCCAGATGATACAATTCATATAGAAGAGGGAATGGAGCACCCGTATGAAG GTGACAAAGCCAAATACTGTGAAGCTGCCAAGAAAAGAGTAATGAAAGTGATAGAGACAGCAAGACACAAGCAGTGCGAGCTGCACAGCGCCAGCTTCCAGAGCCGCAAGCCAGCTGTGGGCGCCGAGCCACCGGATACTTGGATTTACCCATTGATACAAATGAAGCCTTTTGGAATACAGATAGATGAGCTTGTCACAGAGACATTGCTGACTGAGGCGGAGCGCGGGGACAAGCTTCATCTCACCACAGGCTACTTTAACCTGACACAGGGTTATATGGACTTGGTGCTGGGCACAAGGGCCGATTACAACATTCTCTTGGCCTCCCCTGAAGTTAATGGCTTCTTCGGAGCTAAGGGCATTGCAGGCGCTATACCAGCAGCTTATGTACATATAGAACATCAGTTTTATAATGAAGTCTATAAACAAGGGCAGCGCCTGCGAGTCCAACTCCGAGAGTATTTCAGAGAGCACTGGACGTTCCATGCTAAAG GGCTGTGGCTGTATCCTGCAGGTAAAAGCATGCCGTGTCTTACCCTTATTGGCTCGCCAAATTTTGGGTACAGATCTGTTCATCGAGACCTAGAGGCACAGATCGCCCTAGTGACTGAAAACCAAGACTTACAGCTGCAGCTCCATCAG GAGCAGCAGCATCTGTATGAGCAATCGACTGAAGTCACCGCGGCCACCTTCCAGCATCCGAGCCGTTATGTGAAGCTCTGGGTAAAGCTAGTTACACCTCTGATAAAGAATTTCTTCTGA
- the PGS1 gene encoding CDP-diacylglycerol--glycerol-3-phosphate 3-phosphatidyltransferase, mitochondrial isoform X2, with protein MHSTTSLLTRTPLFLLAPLVAPSVSPAATQPPPLGVCPRGAHRFQWVGNLVPEFGISSLNVKILSSPAEFYQVMKAQVKTANKRIVMASLYLGTGVLEQELVDCIEETLQRTGKTDLQVSILLDYTRGSRGKKNSRTMLLPLLRRYPDRVRVSLFHTPNLRGLLRLLTPERFNETIGLQHMKIYLFDDNVILSGANLSDSYFTNRQDRYILLQRCSEVADFFSELVEAVGDVSLQLEPDDTIHIEEGMEHPYEGDKAKYCEAAKKRVMKVIETARHKQCELHSASFQSRKPAVGAEPPDTWIYPLIQMKPFGIQIDELVTETLLTEAERGDKLHLTTGYFNLTQGYMDLVLGTRADYNILLASPEVNGFFGAKGIAGAIPAAYVHIEHQFYNEVYKQGQRLRVQLREYFREHWTFHAKGLWLYPAGKSMPCLTLIGSPNFGYRSVHRDLEAQIALVTENQDLQLQLHQEQQHLYEQSTEVTAATFQHPSRYVKLWVKLVTPLIKNFF; from the exons gacACCTTTATTTCTTCTGGCCCCTCTTGTTGCTCCCTCTGTTTCACCAGCTGCTACTCAGCCCCCTCCTTTAGGTGTTTGTCCAAGGGGCGCACATcgatttcaatgggtggggaacCTAGTTCCAGAATTTGGAATCTCCAGTTTGAATGTGAAGATTCTCTCCAGTCCGGCGGAGTTCTACCAAGTCATGAAA gCTCAAGTAAAAACCGCCAATAAGCGAATTGTGATGGCATCTCTCTACCTGGGGACAGGCGTCCTGGAACAAGAACTG GTGGACTGCATAGAGGAAACCCTGCAGAGAACAGGCAAGACTGACCTCCAAGTCTCCATTTTGCTGGATTACACCAGAGGATCGCGGG GAAAGAAGAACTCTCGCACCATGTTACTCCCCTTGCTGCGTAGATACCCCGACAGGGTACGTGTGTCTCTCTTTCACACTCCAAATCTGCGAGGACTCTTGCGTCTTCTTACACCAGAGAGGTTTAATGAGACAATCGGCCTGCAACACATGAAGATCTACCTGTTTGATGACAATGTTATTCTTAGTGG AGCAAACCTGAGTGACTCCTACTTTACCAATCGCCAGGACCGTTATATTCTGCTTCAGCGTTGCTCTGAAGTGGCAGATTTCTTCAGTGAGTTGGTGGAGGCTGTTGGAGATGTTTCCCTTCAGCTTGAGCCAGATGATACAATTCATATAGAAGAGGGAATGGAGCACCCGTATGAAG GTGACAAAGCCAAATACTGTGAAGCTGCCAAGAAAAGAGTAATGAAAGTGATAGAGACAGCAAGACACAAGCAGTGCGAGCTGCACAGCGCCAGCTTCCAGAGCCGCAAGCCAGCTGTGGGCGCCGAGCCACCGGATACTTGGATTTACCCATTGATACAAATGAAGCCTTTTGGAATACAGATAGATGAGCTTGTCACAGAGACATTGCTGACTGAGGCGGAGCGCGGGGACAAGCTTCATCTCACCACAGGCTACTTTAACCTGACACAGGGTTATATGGACTTGGTGCTGGGCACAAGGGCCGATTACAACATTCTCTTGGCCTCCCCTGAAGTTAATGGCTTCTTCGGAGCTAAGGGCATTGCAGGCGCTATACCAGCAGCTTATGTACATATAGAACATCAGTTTTATAATGAAGTCTATAAACAAGGGCAGCGCCTGCGAGTCCAACTCCGAGAGTATTTCAGAGAGCACTGGACGTTCCATGCTAAAG GGCTGTGGCTGTATCCTGCAGGTAAAAGCATGCCGTGTCTTACCCTTATTGGCTCGCCAAATTTTGGGTACAGATCTGTTCATCGAGACCTAGAGGCACAGATCGCCCTAGTGACTGAAAACCAAGACTTACAGCTGCAGCTCCATCAG GAGCAGCAGCATCTGTATGAGCAATCGACTGAAGTCACCGCGGCCACCTTCCAGCATCCGAGCCGTTATGTGAAGCTCTGGGTAAAGCTAGTTACACCTCTGATAAAGAATTTCTTCTGA
- the PGS1 gene encoding CDP-diacylglycerol--glycerol-3-phosphate 3-phosphatidyltransferase, mitochondrial isoform X3 — MAAPAVLWRRLRGPGLMALLARLCDRNRDRAGRTPLFLLAPLVAPSVSPAATQPPPLGVCPRGAHRFQWVGNLVPEFGISSLNVKILSSPAEFYQVMKAQVKTANKRIVMASLYLGTGVLEQELVDCIEETLQRTGKTDLQVSILLDYTRGSRGKKNSRTMLLPLLRRYPDRVRVSLFHTPNLRGLLRLLTPERFNETIGLQHMKIYLFDDNVILSGANLSDSYFTNRQDRYILLQRCSEVADFFSELVEAVGDVSLQLEPDDTIHIEEGMEHPYEGDKAKYCEAAKKRVMKVIETARHKQCELHSASFQSRKPAVGAEPPDTWIYPLIQMKPFGIQIDELVTETLLTEAERGDKLHLTTGYFNLTQGYMDLVLGTRADYNILLASPEVNGFFGAKGIAGAIPAAYVHIEHQFYNEVYKQGQRLRVQLREYFREHWTFHAKGLWLYPAGKSMPCLTLIGSPNFGYRSVHRDLEAQIALVTENQDLQLQLHQVTSVSGRALH, encoded by the exons gacACCTTTATTTCTTCTGGCCCCTCTTGTTGCTCCCTCTGTTTCACCAGCTGCTACTCAGCCCCCTCCTTTAGGTGTTTGTCCAAGGGGCGCACATcgatttcaatgggtggggaacCTAGTTCCAGAATTTGGAATCTCCAGTTTGAATGTGAAGATTCTCTCCAGTCCGGCGGAGTTCTACCAAGTCATGAAA gCTCAAGTAAAAACCGCCAATAAGCGAATTGTGATGGCATCTCTCTACCTGGGGACAGGCGTCCTGGAACAAGAACTG GTGGACTGCATAGAGGAAACCCTGCAGAGAACAGGCAAGACTGACCTCCAAGTCTCCATTTTGCTGGATTACACCAGAGGATCGCGGG GAAAGAAGAACTCTCGCACCATGTTACTCCCCTTGCTGCGTAGATACCCCGACAGGGTACGTGTGTCTCTCTTTCACACTCCAAATCTGCGAGGACTCTTGCGTCTTCTTACACCAGAGAGGTTTAATGAGACAATCGGCCTGCAACACATGAAGATCTACCTGTTTGATGACAATGTTATTCTTAGTGG AGCAAACCTGAGTGACTCCTACTTTACCAATCGCCAGGACCGTTATATTCTGCTTCAGCGTTGCTCTGAAGTGGCAGATTTCTTCAGTGAGTTGGTGGAGGCTGTTGGAGATGTTTCCCTTCAGCTTGAGCCAGATGATACAATTCATATAGAAGAGGGAATGGAGCACCCGTATGAAG GTGACAAAGCCAAATACTGTGAAGCTGCCAAGAAAAGAGTAATGAAAGTGATAGAGACAGCAAGACACAAGCAGTGCGAGCTGCACAGCGCCAGCTTCCAGAGCCGCAAGCCAGCTGTGGGCGCCGAGCCACCGGATACTTGGATTTACCCATTGATACAAATGAAGCCTTTTGGAATACAGATAGATGAGCTTGTCACAGAGACATTGCTGACTGAGGCGGAGCGCGGGGACAAGCTTCATCTCACCACAGGCTACTTTAACCTGACACAGGGTTATATGGACTTGGTGCTGGGCACAAGGGCCGATTACAACATTCTCTTGGCCTCCCCTGAAGTTAATGGCTTCTTCGGAGCTAAGGGCATTGCAGGCGCTATACCAGCAGCTTATGTACATATAGAACATCAGTTTTATAATGAAGTCTATAAACAAGGGCAGCGCCTGCGAGTCCAACTCCGAGAGTATTTCAGAGAGCACTGGACGTTCCATGCTAAAG GGCTGTGGCTGTATCCTGCAGGTAAAAGCATGCCGTGTCTTACCCTTATTGGCTCGCCAAATTTTGGGTACAGATCTGTTCATCGAGACCTAGAGGCACAGATCGCCCTAGTGACTGAAAACCAAGACTTACAGCTGCAGCTCCATCAG
- the PGS1 gene encoding CDP-diacylglycerol--glycerol-3-phosphate 3-phosphatidyltransferase, mitochondrial isoform X4 — MKAQVKTANKRIVMASLYLGTGVLEQELVDCIEETLQRTGKTDLQVSILLDYTRGSRGKKNSRTMLLPLLRRYPDRVRVSLFHTPNLRGLLRLLTPERFNETIGLQHMKIYLFDDNVILSGANLSDSYFTNRQDRYILLQRCSEVADFFSELVEAVGDVSLQLEPDDTIHIEEGMEHPYEGDKAKYCEAAKKRVMKVIETARHKQCELHSASFQSRKPAVGAEPPDTWIYPLIQMKPFGIQIDELVTETLLTEAERGDKLHLTTGYFNLTQGYMDLVLGTRADYNILLASPEVNGFFGAKGIAGAIPAAYVHIEHQFYNEVYKQGQRLRVQLREYFREHWTFHAKGLWLYPAGKSMPCLTLIGSPNFGYRSVHRDLEAQIALVTENQDLQLQLHQEQQHLYEQSTEVTAATFQHPSRYVKLWVKLVTPLIKNFF; from the exons ATGAAA gCTCAAGTAAAAACCGCCAATAAGCGAATTGTGATGGCATCTCTCTACCTGGGGACAGGCGTCCTGGAACAAGAACTG GTGGACTGCATAGAGGAAACCCTGCAGAGAACAGGCAAGACTGACCTCCAAGTCTCCATTTTGCTGGATTACACCAGAGGATCGCGGG GAAAGAAGAACTCTCGCACCATGTTACTCCCCTTGCTGCGTAGATACCCCGACAGGGTACGTGTGTCTCTCTTTCACACTCCAAATCTGCGAGGACTCTTGCGTCTTCTTACACCAGAGAGGTTTAATGAGACAATCGGCCTGCAACACATGAAGATCTACCTGTTTGATGACAATGTTATTCTTAGTGG AGCAAACCTGAGTGACTCCTACTTTACCAATCGCCAGGACCGTTATATTCTGCTTCAGCGTTGCTCTGAAGTGGCAGATTTCTTCAGTGAGTTGGTGGAGGCTGTTGGAGATGTTTCCCTTCAGCTTGAGCCAGATGATACAATTCATATAGAAGAGGGAATGGAGCACCCGTATGAAG GTGACAAAGCCAAATACTGTGAAGCTGCCAAGAAAAGAGTAATGAAAGTGATAGAGACAGCAAGACACAAGCAGTGCGAGCTGCACAGCGCCAGCTTCCAGAGCCGCAAGCCAGCTGTGGGCGCCGAGCCACCGGATACTTGGATTTACCCATTGATACAAATGAAGCCTTTTGGAATACAGATAGATGAGCTTGTCACAGAGACATTGCTGACTGAGGCGGAGCGCGGGGACAAGCTTCATCTCACCACAGGCTACTTTAACCTGACACAGGGTTATATGGACTTGGTGCTGGGCACAAGGGCCGATTACAACATTCTCTTGGCCTCCCCTGAAGTTAATGGCTTCTTCGGAGCTAAGGGCATTGCAGGCGCTATACCAGCAGCTTATGTACATATAGAACATCAGTTTTATAATGAAGTCTATAAACAAGGGCAGCGCCTGCGAGTCCAACTCCGAGAGTATTTCAGAGAGCACTGGACGTTCCATGCTAAAG GGCTGTGGCTGTATCCTGCAGGTAAAAGCATGCCGTGTCTTACCCTTATTGGCTCGCCAAATTTTGGGTACAGATCTGTTCATCGAGACCTAGAGGCACAGATCGCCCTAGTGACTGAAAACCAAGACTTACAGCTGCAGCTCCATCAG GAGCAGCAGCATCTGTATGAGCAATCGACTGAAGTCACCGCGGCCACCTTCCAGCATCCGAGCCGTTATGTGAAGCTCTGGGTAAAGCTAGTTACACCTCTGATAAAGAATTTCTTCTGA